The following are encoded together in the Ovis aries strain OAR_USU_Benz2616 breed Rambouillet chromosome 15, ARS-UI_Ramb_v3.0, whole genome shotgun sequence genome:
- the THY1 gene encoding thy-1 membrane glycoprotein isoform X1 — MNPTIGIALLLTVLQVARGQKVTSLTACLVNQSLRLDCHHENTTTTPMQYEFSLTRDTKKWVLSGSNGVTRPEYSSRTKFFSKYNLKVLYLSNFTTKDEGTYTCELRLSGPNPTVSNKDVSVFRGEASPLQDQVSGQRQAGEERASWDTRQASWLGHRGEWPRNLSPLVPYCPLCPEESLPPA, encoded by the exons ATGAACCCTACCATCGGCATCGCCCTCCTGCTGACAG TCTTACAGGTGGCCCGTGGGCAGAAGGTGACCAGCCTGACAGCCTGCCTGGTGAACCAGAGCCTTCGTCTAGACTGCCATCATGAGAATACCACCACCACGCCCATGCAGTATGAGTTCAGCCTGACCCGTGATACAAAGAAGTGGGTGCTCTCTGGCTCCAATGGGGTCACTAGGCCAGAATACAGCTCCCGAACCAAATTCTTCAGCAAGTACAACCTCAAGGTCCTCTACCTGTCCAATTTCACCACCAAGGATGAGGGGACCTACACATGTGAACTCCGCCTCTCTGGCCCGAATCCCACCGTCTCCAACAAGGATGTCTCTGTGTTCAGAGGTGAGGCAAGCCCCCTGCAAGATCAAGTAAGCGGGCAGAGGCAAGCTGGGGAGGAACGGGCCAGCTGGGACACCAGGCAAGCCTCTTGGCTGGGCCACAGAGGAGAGTGGCCCCGTAACCTCTCTCCCCTTGTCCCCTACTGCCCCCTGTGCCCAGAGGAATCACTACCCCCAGCCTGA
- the THY1 gene encoding thy-1 membrane glycoprotein isoform X2 → MNPTIGIALLLTVLQVARGQKVTSLTACLVNQSLRLDCHHENTTTTPMQYEFSLTRDTKKWVLSGSNGVTRPEYSSRTKFFSKYNLKVLYLSNFTTKDEGTYTCELRLSGPNPTVSNKDVSVFRDKLVRCGGISLLIQNTSWLLLLLLSLPLLQAMDFISL, encoded by the exons ATGAACCCTACCATCGGCATCGCCCTCCTGCTGACAG TCTTACAGGTGGCCCGTGGGCAGAAGGTGACCAGCCTGACAGCCTGCCTGGTGAACCAGAGCCTTCGTCTAGACTGCCATCATGAGAATACCACCACCACGCCCATGCAGTATGAGTTCAGCCTGACCCGTGATACAAAGAAGTGGGTGCTCTCTGGCTCCAATGGGGTCACTAGGCCAGAATACAGCTCCCGAACCAAATTCTTCAGCAAGTACAACCTCAAGGTCCTCTACCTGTCCAATTTCACCACCAAGGATGAGGGGACCTACACATGTGAACTCCGCCTCTCTGGCCCGAATCCCACCGTCTCCAACAAGGATGTCTCTGTGTTCAGAG ATAAACTGGTCAGGTGTGGGGGCATAAGCCTGCTGATCCAGAACACCtcgtggctgctgctgctgctgctctccctgcctctgctgcaggCCATGGACTTCATCTCCCTGTGA